The region CGGGTACGCTCATGATAATCAGGCGTCATTTCATACCCTAGCGCGATCCAGGGGATAGAATAACAGGCAAAAGAAATAACAAAGAAACATTGGATTATTAAAAAGTACCAAAAATAGAAACTTTCAACATGCCCCTTATGCAGCTGGAACATGAGCGCGAATAAAACACCCGAAGTAACAGCCCCAAAAAATATCCAAGGCTTACGTCGCCCCCAGCGGGTCCGGGTATTGTCTGAACTATGGCCGATCAATGGATCTGAAAAGGCATCAATAAGCCGCGGGATGGCCCCAATCAAGCCCACTAAAGCCGGGTTCATGCCTAACCCTAAGTTTAAAACAATAACCAGCGATCCAATAGCCGCGGCCTGGAATTGATTAACCAGCGACCCTATGCTATATGCTAATTTCTGAAAAATAGAAATACGGTCTTTGCTAGCTGTAGTATGGTGTTTTAACTTACCGGCTGATTGTTCCATTAATTAACCTTTCTGTTTTTGATTAAAACCCCTTTTAACGACAAGTGTTGCATTATAACAAATATATCCGCCCTAAGCAATGTTATTGTCCGCCCTTAAAAGCTTATTCAAATACGCTGGCTTGGATCACTCCCCTGACAATATGCTTCTGCATTAATAAATACACTATAATTATAGGAAGCGCGGTTATAGTCAATCCCGCCATCAAAAGCGGGTAATTAGTCAAAAATTCCCCCTGAAACAAAACTAATGCCCGCTGAAGCGGCATCAGGCTTTTATTGTCAAATATCACAAGGGCCAAAACATATTCATTCCAAACATTAAGCGCGTTAAAAACCACCACCACCGCAATCATCGGCCTGGCAAAAGGCAATGCCACATGCCACCAGATGCCGATTTTGGAACAACCATCAATGCGCGCGGCGTCCTCAAGCTCTTTTGGCATCTTGTCAAAAAAGGTTTTAAGCAGGAATATGCTGCTTGATAAGCCAACATTGATCATGCATAAAATATAACCGATAGAGGTATCTCTTAATTGTAATTTATTTAAGAGCACGTATAGCGCCACAAAGCTTCCTGGAATAGGGATCATCATCGCCGCTATAAAAGTTAAAAACATCACATTCTTCCCGGGAAAACGAAAACGGGAAAAAGCATACCCCGCCAGAGAAGCAATAACCACGATCCCAAGCACAACCGAAACAGTATAGAAAATACTGTTTAAGAAATTCCCCCCGAATCCGCCTTGTTGCCAGGCATTAAAATAGTTTTCAAAATGAAATTTACGCGGGATCAGTGAACCGCTTGAAAAAATCGTATCTTGCGTCTTGAAACTTGCGCAAACCATCCACAATAACGGATAAAGGCAGGTAATAGCCACACTAATAAGAAATAAGTGGATGAAGGAATTTAAAATGGCTTTCTTTATCTTGTAATAAGCGCTGTTTTTCATTCTCGTGTTTTTACTTTGACAGAAAAACGATACTGGATAAATGAAATAGCCACCAGAACCAACCCAAAGGTAACCCCTTGCGCGCAGGCATAGCCAAAACGCGAGCTGCCGCGCATTGAAGCTAAAATCCTTAAGACCGGCACTGACGTATGCCCGGCGAATTCTCCTGCTACCAATCCAATGATCAAGGCA is a window of Candidatus Omnitrophota bacterium DNA encoding:
- a CDS encoding carbohydrate ABC transporter permease, whose protein sequence is MKNSAYYKIKKAILNSFIHLFLISVAITCLYPLLWMVCASFKTQDTIFSSGSLIPRKFHFENYFNAWQQGGFGGNFLNSIFYTVSVVLGIVVIASLAGYAFSRFRFPGKNVMFLTFIAAMMIPIPGSFVALYVLLNKLQLRDTSIGYILCMINVGLSSSIFLLKTFFDKMPKELEDAARIDGCSKIGIWWHVALPFARPMIAVVVVFNALNVWNEYVLALVIFDNKSLMPLQRALVLFQGEFLTNYPLLMAGLTITALPIIIVYLLMQKHIVRGVIQASVFE